GAGCATATACGACCTTGTCCTTATGAGTGGCATGGTCAAGTTGATCTTCAGCTGAGATGGTGGTGTTAGGTTCTGGAACGTCAAATTGATTCCCTTCTGTAGCCGGGTTATCTGTTCCACTCAGATCCTCTATTCTGGCTGAACCCACCTTACGCACAAGTGACAGTATCCAATCTAGCTGGCTTAACTCTTGGCTTCCTTGATCTTAGACAACTTGTACGTGACACACTTATCTCTGCCTCTAACTGGCTGGTATAGCCCTATCATTTAACTTGTGTAACCTCTCTTAGGCTCTTGTCTGAATATACTTTGTGCTTGTAAAGGTACATCTGTTAGGTAAAGATTACTACAGAAGGAGActagaaaagaaaaataaaatcttcTGGCTAGCAAAGATAATCTGCTGAGGTGTGCCAAGTACCCTCTTATATACCTTGAATTCAAAGATAAAATCCTTTCTGTTCAATTGACCGTTCTGAGTGACACAGTGGCAGAAGGGATCACGTCTAATGGTCACATGTCCTGGAAAATCTCATGTTAGAGGAATGAATACCTAGGCATGCCAAATTCCACTTTTACTCCACTAATTTCTCAGTCTTTTCTTTAACCCTGCACAGGACCAGCTAAAGCATTATATATTTTTGCCTGCCATACATTACCCTGCCATTTCCTTGTGTTACAacgatgactacacttcaaaagtaattcattgtttgtgaagcactttgggacatcctgagatcatgaaaggtgttataataatgcaagttctttttcttttttgacTCTTTATTCACTTCCCTCTTGAACGCTGTCATGGATTCTGCTTCTAACACTGTTTCCAAGTCCTAATGACcctctgcatttaaaaaaaaacatttctcctaaaCTTTTCCTTTGTTCCTTTGGTGGTGATCTTAAACTTATGCCTTTAGTTACCAACTCACCAACCAGTAGAAATAATTCTTTCCCATATACCCTATCAAAACTATCAGATTcatcccagttctgatgaaagatcatcaacctgaaatgttaactctgtttctctttccacagatgctggctgacctgagtgtttcctgcattttctgtttttaagtcTGATTTTCCCTTAACTTTCTTTTCTCTGATGAAAATAGCCCGTTTCTTTATCTCCTCAGAGCTAAAGCCTCTCATCTTTGATATCCTTTTAGTGACTCTCTTCTGCAGTTTCTCTATCAGCTTGATGTCTTTCCTAgaataaggagtccaaaactggtcACTATGTTCTAAATGTTTGCCTAACCAATGATTGTTTAGGTTTAGTAATAGTGCTTTGCTTTAGTACTCTATatacctatttataaaacccaagatCCACATGCCTTTTTCCAGCTTTATCAATGCCTTCCCAATATTAAAGATGTGTTTCAGAACCCCTGTGCCTCGATTCctccactttttaaaatattaccaTTTAGTGTAGATGTTCTTtaatcttcctcccaaaatgtattacttcacatttctcttaaAATTTATCTAATATCTTCTGCCCAATCTGCCAAGCTATCTGTCCTCCTAAGTTACTTAGTCTACAGTTAACCCCACACTTGGTTTCTGTTATCTatgaattttgatattgtaccccTTTTACCCAAATCCAATCAcatatatcaaaagcaaaatattgacaatgctggaaatctgaaataaaaacagaaaatactggaaatactcagcaggtcaggcagcatctgtggagagagaaacagttaacgttacaggtcgatgaccttttgtcagacctGATAAAAGTTTGTGTATGTATATCcgtccaactttctatccatgctgccacactcCCTTTAGTACTATGTGCCTTAATGTTATCAACTAGCTtcctatgtggcactttatcaaaggccttttgaaagtccatataaacaacatccactgcacttccTTTATCAAAACAGTCCATCATTTCTTCAAAGAACTGTTTAACTTTGTCAGACATAACTTAGGTTTTACAAATCCACTGAAAAGAAGGAAGTATTTATTTCTAGCTCAGCAAGCCTAAGAATCAAGCCAGTTTAAAGGCTTTTGGTGCCTAGAATCACTTAGTGACTCACTGTTCGTACCTCACCCAGGCCTTGCGTGCGCACAATTGGTACTTCAACCATGCTTAATCTGATTAGCTGTAGGACCAAACTTCAACATCCTGGCTTATCTGCAGATTAGCAGGACTGCCTGTAACTGGCGTACAGCTGGGCTGTGGCTCACATCTTGTACCCTAGCAAGTGAAACTGCTTctgtctcaattttttttttaaaaaaagaaatatatatccaagtcattgTGGTGAAGTTGATATTTTTAGCATAAGTTTTGATTTAGTTGGCTATTTCTAAAACTCCACCATTGTGCTTCGAGAGTTTAACAGCCAACTAAAGCCAAAGTCTGTACCAAGCCTATTCTGATTGTTATGAAGTTTGCTCTAGTATCCCAGGTAATGGGCTTGACATGGAGTCTAAACATGATTTTCAAAAATATACAGACTGTTATTGATTTTGTTTGTGTCTAATTGATGGTTCCTTTTTGAACTTGTTTGGATAGTTAATCAAAATTCACAAAGTCTTAGATATTGTAAAGAACATTTCTGGCCAGGGAAGGCAAAAGGCTGCTTGAAAACTTTGAAACAAGTTGATATTCCTGAAAAAAGAAATGCTGTGTGTATCTGAAAGTTATTGACAGATTTGCCGTGTCTCTCAAGAGAGTTGCAATCGCTATTATTTTGTCTAATCAAGTTAGATAAAAGCTTTGTACGGTAAATGTATATCCCTTAGATTTTTCATTTACACAAATAATGAATAATAATTTGCTTCATATTTTAAACAAGTTCTGATATGCTTTACTGCTTTTGTAGTGAGATCTCATGGAGGCATAAAATAGTCTAGTAACTAAAATCAATCACCAAACAGGATGAGATGTTTATTTACTTGGGCATATTACTGAAAGCTTAACTTAGATCTTAGATGCACCAACAGGTATGGGGAATTGACACTTATGAGAATGAGCTAAGATATAAGAGCTGAAATAATCTAGAGTAAGAAAAGATCCAAAAATATAACATCCACATTAAGTGATTAAGTGTTGTATAAAAGTTACCTCGCCAGCCATGAAGTACCAACAGCCCTATAGCTGGCAATAATATTGCCTGCTTTTATAACCTAAAAATCATAACAGGCACAGAAAACAACCCAGTCAGTCAGAACCATTACAAGAGATGGATACACATCAACTCGCAAGGAATTGCTAAGCACATTGCACAGAAATTCTGACATCCATAGAACAAGGTGCAAAAAGCAATTAAGTACAATAGTACATTAGAGCATAGTGATATGTTAAGTGTTGAGAAGAAATAATGTGCATTGCTTTGTCCTTACACCTAATTTTGTAGCGCTTTAAAAAGTAATATAATTACTATGGTTGTGCTGTATACGCATGGCTGAATGCAAAAATCTGCTTTCTTTGATAATGATTCCATCCTTTCCAATAAGACTGATTGCTCGTTCAGCAAGGATCCGCATTATGCAGATGGCTTATGCTCATGATTTAGAAACATCATTGTTCTTTGAAAAGGTTCTCATTACTTTCCATTGTGCAAATCTACAAAATAAATTTAGTTTGGTATAGTTACCTAAATGTAATGTTGAATAGTTAGGTAAAGTGTTTTTGTTTTTCAGATTTGTGAAGAGCTATATAATAAAGAGGATATGTGCGGTGATCTCTCTCACTATCCGGAAGAGTCTCTAGTTATCCAGAGCAAAACATCCTATGTTCTGCTTTTCTGCACTGCTGTGATGACCAGTTTGTCCATCCCCACATTAATTTTTCTTGGTGCGAGGTCTGATCAGGAAGGTCGCAAGCTTGGCATGATACTACCTTGTATTGGTGCATCATTTGGTGGGGCTATATTAATAGTGATGGTGCAGGTTAAAGAAATGACTGTCTACTGGTGCATTCTTGTCTCTGCATTAATAGGGATCTCTGGAAATGTTGTTTCCATTTTCCTTAGTGTCTTTAGTTACATGGCTGACATCACTGATGACAAGAACCGTACTATGCGTATTGGCATTGTGGAGTCAATGATCTTTATCGGGGGAACTGTTGGGTTTCTGTTGAGTGGATGGCTGCTTCAGAATTTTACCTTTACACATGCTTTTAGTGTGTTTTGTGGCTGCCAATTGGTATCTATTTTCTATGTACTGCTGTGGCTGCAGGATTCAAATCATGCCACTGAACGGATGCAACCAATTGACGAAATACCTCCCGCAGCGAATGTTGAGATCCTGAAAAAAAGCTTTTTATATGCCTCAAGAACATGGGAAACATTTTCAAAGGTGCGAGGAGCGCAAGGTCGATTGAAGCTCCACCTCATTTTCCTCTGCGTCAACTTGATGAACATTTGCATCATTGGTAAGTTGCAAACATAtatatcaatttttgtttgaaatGGCCTAGTGAATTATCTTCAAAAGCTAAGGGTGTAGGTTTGAGTTCTTATGGCTACTGGCACTCAACTCGTCAGCCTTGATAACTGTCaactgaacttaaaaaaaaattaaattaaaaaaaaattggttcttTTCCAGACTGGGATGTTTAATAATTCGACACTGGCTGTGTTTTTGAGGAAGGAATTTTAATCCTTTTCCTATCTTGTTTTAAAAGGACAGCTTCTGTTAGTCAATCCAGGATTGCATTGGCACCATTTGTAGTAAGTCTGTAAGCTAAATAAAGCAAGAAAGTTAATATGTTTGTGGAGGAattgcagatttaaaaaaaagttgtcctTGTGCTAGTGTGCAGTAAAGGCTGTTGCTAAGCCAGGAATGACCTAATCATGGATAATATTTTAGAGAGTGTCACATCTTTGATTCAAAAAGCCAcagatgtaatttaaaaaaaaacttattttgcAGTCAGACTTCTCTGAAATTCAAAGTTGGTCTTTTACACTAATTGAACACCCTGCCAAATAGTCTGTGCATGGGTAAGATGCAGCTGCTTCATACACAatacataataaaaaaaataattacactcacggctggaggaggttagagatagggaggggagaggccacggagggatttgaaaacgagcctgagaattttaaaatcgaggcttgtcctgactggaagccaatgtaggtcagcgagcacgggtgatgggagaatgggacttggtgcgagtaaggatacgggcagcagagttttggatgagctcaagtttatggagggtggaagcttGGAGGCCGGCTAGGATAGCATTggcatagtcaagtctagaggtaacaaatgcatggatgagggtttcagcagcaggaaaacttacctctttgaccggtcctaatatctccttttgtcgCTCGATGTCACATtgtgtttgaaaacgctcctatAAAACcaattgggatgttttaccacattaaaggtgaCATAGGTGCAAGTTGTTGAGATAAACATGGATGAGGAAGGGCATTGTTCCCATCTAGTCCCCACGATCGTGGCATCCTTGTTTCTTAAATGGTTCCAAGACCTTAGCCCACTATTTACCTGAAATTGCCCTCACCCCTCACAAAATACTGTCCCACTACAGAACTATGGACAATTGGTTGTCCAAAAATAACACAACATTGTGATAATCCTATGATTAAatttttttgaatatttttatttCACAGGTGAAGAGTCTATTATGATTTTATTTCTGATGTACCCACCTCACCACTTTTCAATTCAACTATATGGAGTATACGATGCAGTTAAGATGTTTCTTGGAGTAAGTACCAGGCATGCACATTGCATGCTTTCCTTGCATTTTACACCTTATCCTTCATTGCATGTTTAGATTTATTAGGGGCTCTCACATGGAGGATTAAAcgctgacatggactggttgggtcgaatggcctgtttccgtatcAAATATTGCACGAAAAATTAATTCAAATATGGTTGCATGTATTCATTCAATATTCCTTGCTTTCTGAAGTATTTGtaggtatcagccttggttcagtggtagcactcgcctCAAACGCCACTCCAGCACTGAGCGCACAAATCTCAgttgatactccagtgcaatactgagggagtgctgtactgtctgaGGTGTGGTCTTTCAGGTGGGACATTAAACCAAGTTCCTATCTGCCCCTtctggtgaatgtaaaagatgccatggcactatagGAAGAAGGATAGAGTCTgtgctcctggtgtcctggccaacttttatccctcagccatcatcactttaaaataaaattaattggtcagttagctcattgctgtttatggggtcTTGGTgcatgaaaattggctgctgccaacagtgactatgcttcaaaaatacctcatttgttgtgaagcactttgggatgtcctgaggttgtttgGCTTCGCTGCCTTCTGTTAATTGCTTAAAGGTGAACTCAGCCCTgtgggttttttttcccttatccaattttctgtctttttctcctttcctgttttgaaggtgctgactctttgaaccATGGTGGGGGGGATCACAGCGGAGTCCATTTCTGGCTTCATCCGATGATTacgcacatgcactttccagcaaagtGGCTcctgatagtgatcaggagcaaaaATACTGCTTGTTCGCTCTTCCCTCTCTACTATAAAGACGTTGTAGCACTCCACCCTAATTATGCATTGAACAGAGATTAAAATCTGGGCCCTTTCCAGTCTATAAGCCTCAATATAAATGGGTcggccattttggaccaaaatgaggaaaaatttcttcactcagaaggttgtgaatctttggaattctccaccccagagggctggggatgctcagtcgttgagtatattcaaggctgagattgatagatttttggacactaagggaatcaaaggatatggggatagggcagggaagtggagttgaggtagaagatcaaccatgatctgattgaacggcagagcaggctcgaggggccatatggcctactcctgtttctatttcttatgttcttataccataCTATGTGGTGTATTTGACCACTGAACCATTGGGCGCTCTGGTT
The DNA window shown above is from Heptranchias perlo isolate sHepPer1 chromosome 8, sHepPer1.hap1, whole genome shotgun sequence and carries:
- the zgc:174356 gene encoding lysosomal proton-coupled steroid conjugate and bile acid symporter SLC46A3 — encoded protein: MNLRAIVTVEPVIFLQMAAIFLNTPAFQRFVLEKICEELYNKEDMCGDLSHYPEESLVIQSKTSYVLLFCTAVMTSLSIPTLIFLGARSDQEGRKLGMILPCIGASFGGAILIVMVQVKEMTVYWCILVSALIGISGNVVSIFLSVFSYMADITDDKNRTMRIGIVESMIFIGGTVGFLLSGWLLQNFTFTHAFSVFCGCQLVSIFYVLLWLQDSNHATERMQPIDEIPPAANVEILKKSFLYASRTWETFSKVRGAQGRLKLHLIFLCVNLMNICIIGEESIMILFLMYPPHHFSIQLYGVYDAVKMFLGGATLIGLFPFMLRCSKEITLAKVGVLVKIVSYVLLAFSTPTWVVFLSAVISSPFSFTMAVLRSLASSIVGRNEQGAMFSCMASIKAICILIGATMFNGLYPQTLSSLPGFSFVVMAGLMVIVLILLQLIGEMPSSNHLLPVMENNIVSAQ